A genomic region of Castor canadensis chromosome 16, mCasCan1.hap1v2, whole genome shotgun sequence contains the following coding sequences:
- the LOC141410481 gene encoding interferon-gamma-inducible GTPase 10-like — MDLYITAFLKNMTGKNFQQLAADFVPEYSKLISKSGGILSPESLSSIQAALQEGKLKDVVEKIQQSLTEAENASLAVAVIGESGTGKSSFINALRGLSHEEEGSASVGVVETTMKKTPYQHPKYPNVTFWDLPGTGTPNFHPDTYLETVGFAEYDFFIIISSSRFSFNDADLARKINEMGKKFYFVRTKIDSDLYNEKKFKPKSFKSEKVLQQIRDYCLANLSNIGVLEPDVFLISNFDVGDFDFPKLEQTLLKDLPAHKRHVFALLLPDFCDASIEMKRDFLKEKIWLNAMKSGVLSFIPFMPFINGFDLPEQEMCLKVYRSHFGLDDKSIEKIAEKLGTSVQDIKSYTKSLDFWHLVKDDSIATKAMKCAESFCAFKGGPLSAVVQFLKIYFLHSKFLNTVADDAKILLRMMK, encoded by the coding sequence ATGGATCTGTACATCACAGCCTTCCTGAAGAATATGACAGGAAAGAACTTTCAGCAATTGGCTGCTGACTTTGTGCCTGAATACTCTAAACTAATCAGTAAGTCGGGAGGAATCCTCTCTCCGGAAAGCCTCAGTAGCATTCAAGCAGCCCTGCAAGAGGGGAAACTAAAGGATGTGGTGGAGAAGATTCAGCAATCACTTACTGAAGCAGAAAATGCTTCCCTGGCTGTGGCTGTGATCGGGGAATCTGGGACAGGGAAATCCAGTTTCATCAATGCCCTGCGAGGACTTAGTCATGAAGAGGAGGGATCAGCAAGTGTTGGGGTTGTGGAGACCACCATGAAGAAAACACCCTATCAACATCCAAAATATCCCAACGTGACCTTTTGGGATCTGCCTGGAACTGGCACCCCCAATTTCCACCCAGACACTTACCTAGAAACAGTGGGATTTGCTGAATATGACTTCTTCATCATCATTTCTTCCTCTCGGTTTAGCTTCAATGATGCTGACCTGGCCCGGAAAATCAATGAGATGGGGAAGAAGTTCTACTTTGTTAGAACCAAGATTGATAGTGACTTatacaatgaaaagaaattcaaacccaagtccttcAAAAGTGAGAAGGTTCTTCAGCAGATCCGAGACTACTGCCTGGCTAATCTTAGTAACATTGGGGTGCTTGAGCCGGACGTCTTCTTGATCTCCAACTTTGATGTGGGTGACTTTGATTTCCCCAAACTGGAGCAGACTCTGCTGAAGGATCTCCCTGCCCACAAGCGCCATGTTTTTGCGCTCTTGTTGCCTGATTTCTGTGATGCTTCAATTGAGATGAAGAGAGATTTCCTCAAGGAAAAAATCTGGCTGAATGCCATGAAGTCAGGAGTTTTGTCTTTCATCCCATTCATGCCCTTCATTAATGGGTTTGATTTGCCTGAACAGGAAATGTGTTTGAAGGTTTACCGAAGCCATTTTGGCTTGGATGATAAATCGATTGAAAAGATTGCTGAGAAGCTGGGTACATCTGTACAGGACATCAAAAGCTACACCAAGTCCTTGGATTTCTGGCACCTTGTGAAGGATGACAGCATAGCCACAAAAGCCATGAAATGTGCTGAATCCTTCTGTGCTTTTAAAGGAGGCCCTTTGTCTGCTGTTGTCCAGTTTCTGAAAATCTACTTTCTACACTCGAAATTCCTCAACACAGTGGCAGATGATGCTAAAATTCTCCTGCGTATGATGAAGTAG